The proteins below come from a single Streptomyces tubercidicus genomic window:
- a CDS encoding amidohydrolase, whose product MDGLPPLIDQYSVGAVHDELGLGSFETHLAAAAGAHGPAPAGTSFFDSFTGLAVRRWCPPLLGLEPHCPPARYLARRREMGAYRAGRMLLRGSGIGTFLLEAGAPGNLTSATELATAAAAGAHEVVRLEPLAEQVADTSGSVDSFLGYTAEALYAAAQYAAAFASGATHCEGRAPEAGEVRRAADRWLRRRRPGERLGEPALVRHLLWSAVATGLPVQLHCPDPQPLVAFLRATTGIGSDLVLLPEAPHHRRAAQLAAVHAHVYADAGPRPEETLGQAPFGKLLFSSGARGLPELYVTGARCFVRAMARLVGEWTEEGLCGPGDGQRITETVGFGTARRVYRLSAEAG is encoded by the coding sequence ATGGACGGACTTCCACCGCTGATCGACCAGTACAGCGTCGGCGCGGTGCACGACGAACTCGGCCTCGGCTCCTTCGAGACCCATCTCGCCGCCGCGGCCGGCGCCCACGGCCCGGCCCCCGCCGGTACCAGCTTCTTCGACAGCTTCACCGGTCTCGCGGTACGCCGCTGGTGCCCCCCGCTGCTGGGCCTGGAACCGCACTGCCCACCCGCCCGCTATCTGGCGCGCCGACGCGAGATGGGCGCCTACCGGGCCGGACGGATGCTGCTGCGCGGCTCCGGGATCGGCACATTCCTGCTGGAGGCCGGGGCGCCCGGCAATCTGACCTCGGCCACCGAACTCGCCACCGCCGCCGCGGCCGGCGCCCATGAGGTCGTACGGCTCGAACCGCTCGCCGAGCAGGTCGCCGACACCTCCGGCAGCGTCGACTCCTTCCTCGGCTACACCGCCGAGGCCCTCTACGCCGCGGCCCAGTACGCCGCCGCCTTCGCCTCCGGCGCCACCCACTGCGAGGGGCGCGCCCCGGAGGCCGGTGAGGTGCGGCGGGCCGCGGACCGCTGGCTGCGCCGCCGCCGTCCCGGAGAGCGGCTCGGGGAGCCCGCGCTCGTACGGCATCTGCTGTGGAGCGCGGTGGCGACCGGTCTGCCGGTGCAGCTGCACTGCCCCGATCCGCAGCCGCTGGTGGCCTTTCTGCGCGCCACCACCGGCATCGGCTCGGACCTCGTGCTGCTGCCGGAGGCACCGCACCACCGGCGGGCGGCGCAGCTCGCCGCGGTGCACGCCCATGTGTACGCGGACGCCGGGCCCCGCCCAGAGGAGACGCTGGGGCAGGCGCCGTTCGGCAAGCTGCTGTTCTCCTCGGGCGCCCGGGGGCTGCCGGAGCTCTATGTGACCGGCGCCCGGTGCTTCGTCCGTGCCATGGCGCGCCTGGTAGGGGAGTGGACCGAGGAGGGGCTGTGCGGGCCCGGGGACGGGCAGCGGATCACCGAGACGGTGGGGTTCGGGACCGCGCGGCGGGTCTACCGGCTGAGCGCGGAGGCCGGCTGA
- a CDS encoding COX15/CtaA family protein encodes MPNTLNPLELIARRWQPSAAFVRRAALATVIMAVIIVVTGGAVRLSQSGLGCSTWPKCTPDSLTPTAAMGINGLIEFGNRMLTYVLSAVVGLFIIAARARHPRRRSLTRLGWAQFWLVMSNAVVGGVTVLTGLNPYIVSSHFLAATALLTVAVLSWKRASEGDEEPRDLVARPARQLAWLLVAATGALTVIGTVVTGTGPHAGDATKVHRIPLDWQEITQLHVDFVYIVVGLSVALWFTLRAVKAPAAPRRMLLELFVCIAVQGIIGYVQYFMGLPEIVIGLHMLGSSLVWICVLRVSLSLRDRGPLQEEDPSGSAPSGEQEAPEPQPASALSR; translated from the coding sequence GTGCCGAACACGCTGAACCCCCTTGAGCTGATCGCCCGCCGCTGGCAGCCGTCCGCGGCCTTTGTGCGACGGGCCGCGCTGGCCACCGTCATCATGGCCGTGATCATCGTCGTCACGGGCGGCGCGGTCCGGCTCAGCCAGTCCGGGCTGGGCTGCTCGACCTGGCCCAAGTGCACGCCGGACAGCCTGACGCCGACCGCCGCGATGGGCATCAACGGGCTCATCGAGTTCGGCAACCGCATGCTGACCTATGTGCTGAGCGCGGTGGTCGGCCTGTTCATCATCGCCGCCCGCGCCCGTCACCCCCGGCGCCGCTCGCTCACCCGGCTCGGCTGGGCCCAGTTCTGGCTCGTCATGAGCAACGCCGTCGTCGGCGGCGTCACGGTCCTCACCGGCCTGAACCCGTACATCGTCAGCTCACACTTCCTGGCGGCCACGGCGCTGCTCACGGTCGCCGTACTGAGCTGGAAGCGGGCGAGCGAAGGCGACGAGGAGCCGCGCGACCTGGTCGCCCGTCCGGCGCGGCAGCTGGCCTGGCTGCTGGTGGCCGCGACCGGCGCGCTCACCGTCATCGGCACGGTCGTCACCGGCACCGGCCCGCACGCGGGCGACGCCACGAAGGTCCACCGCATCCCGCTGGACTGGCAGGAGATCACCCAGCTCCACGTCGACTTCGTCTACATCGTCGTCGGCCTGTCCGTCGCCCTGTGGTTCACCCTGCGCGCCGTCAAGGCACCGGCCGCCCCGCGCCGGATGCTCCTGGAGCTGTTCGTCTGTATCGCGGTACAGGGCATCATCGGCTACGTCCAGTACTTCATGGGCCTGCCCGAGATCGTCATCGGGCTCCACATGCTGGGGTCGTCCCTGGTGTGGATCTGTGTGCTGCGGGTCAGCTTGTCGCTGCGCGACCGCGGTCCGCTCCAGGAGGAGGACCCCAGCGGATCCGCCCCCTCGGGCGAGCAGGAAGCCCCCGAACCTCAGCCGGCCTCCGCGCTCAGCCGGTAG